The nucleotide sequence GGCAGGAACTCCTCCCCATTTTTTAACCGCTCCCGGTCCCGCGTTGTAAGCGAGAAGCGCTAGGCGGATATTTCCCTCGTGGGTTTCCAACAAATGGTTTAGATAGGAAACTCCGAGATGAATGTTTGTCTCCGGTTCGAATAGGTCTTGCTTCTTGATATTTTTGCCTTCCCAAGATGCGATCCAAGATCCTGTTTGGGGCATGATCTGCATGAGTCCCATAGCATTCTTCTTGGATCTGGCTTTTCTAAAGAATTCTGACTCAGTTTTGATAATCCCGAGGAGAAGCCCTGCCTTCTCCCCTTTTTGGCAATAAACTCCGCAGGCGGTATTATTGATCCTTTCTGATTCCTTTTCTACGGTTAGGGAGAGAAGTTCCAGCTCAGGTTCGGTAAGGCTTGGTCTCTCGGAACGAATGTATTCTTTGATTTGGGTGGATTCTGGAAGGGAGTTCCTACCAGTAGAGCTCTTTCCGATCAAGGAGCCCGCGATTGGGGCTACCAGGGATTGGTAGAGCAGGGGTAACGAGGCGATGAATATGTATCTTTTTCGGATTTTAGGCTGGAGCATTCTCCTTGCCTCCTCTTATAGTGCATTGCACCATCTATGACCAGTCTTTTTTGCGGCGCACTACGGACCAAGCAAAAAACCGCCCGATTTTTAGAGTTTGGGAAAAAAAGTCGGTTTTTCATGGGAGAATTTGGCCCTTAAGAAATTGAAAAGGAAGAAGGGCAGGACAAAAGAAACAATTTTCATTTTGGAGTTATTTCCA is from Leptospira neocaledonica and encodes:
- a CDS encoding lytic transglycosylase domain-containing protein — protein: MLQPKIRKRYIFIASLPLLYQSLVAPIAGSLIGKSSTGRNSLPESTQIKEYIRSERPSLTEPELELLSLTVEKESERINNTACGVYCQKGEKAGLLLGIIKTESEFFRKARSKKNAMGLMQIMPQTGSWIASWEGKNIKKQDLFEPETNIHLGVSYLNHLLETHEGNIRLALLAYNAGPGAVKKWGGVPAYAESVFSGQEEYLGSRESF